One window from the genome of Pogoniulus pusillus isolate bPogPus1 chromosome 7, bPogPus1.pri, whole genome shotgun sequence encodes:
- the PTK2B gene encoding protein-tyrosine kinase 2-beta isoform X3, with protein MEHLGAAGSLRLGRCRRSRTQLLLLLLLLLLDLSKHLLVPPGAAADPGRRKGCSAPSTPGVVRMSAIPDALGRPRSSSSRSLAGMLETSLGMGTLEMDKEEMRILKVCFYSNSFNMGKNFKLVKCSVTTEIREVIRSILVSGRIGPDIKLAECYGLRLKHVKSDEIHWLHPDLTVGEVQEKYECLHLEAEWRYDLQIRYLPEDFIERFKEDRTTLLYFYQQLRSEYMQNYASKVSEGMALQLGCLELRRFYKDMPQNALDKKSNFEFLEKEVGLDLFFPSQMQENLKPRQFRKMIQQTFQQYALLREEECILKFLHTLSTFANIDQESYHCELIQGWNIMVDLVIGPKGIRQMTSKEAKPTCLAEFKHIKSIKCSSVEDGRAVLQLGLSSTPQSLAIKTASLAEAENMADLIDGYCRLQGDLETSLIIFPRRERVKRISLPQIPAPHLEERQSMLSDSVSVESDIYAEIPDESSRPRSGVQHYGISREDITLGRILGEGFFGEVYEGIYNTPKGEQLNVAVKTCKKDCSPENKDKILSEAVLMKKLDHPHIVKLIGIAEEEPTWIIMELYPYGELGQYLEQNKHCLPVPTLILYALQISKALAYLEAINCVHRDIAVRNILVASPDCVKLGDFGLSRYIEDEEYYKASITRLPIKWMSPESINFRRFTTASDVWMFAVCMWEILSYGKQPFFWLENKDVIGVLERGDRLPKPELCPPVLYTLMTRCWDYDPSERPKFKDLVCSLSDIYLMEKELAKDQERNNRHRPPKIMEPVSFQEPPPKPSRPKYKPPPQNNLLAPKLQFQVPEGLCASSPTLTSPMEYQSPASSLHTPPLNRHNVFKRHSMREEDFLRPSSREEAQKLWEIERLKMQQVLDKQQKQMVEDYQWLRQEEKSLDPTVFMNNNLPPLLPEKETDYTEFTGPPQKPPRLGAQQSIHPAPTANLDRSNDLVYSNVMELVRAVLQLKNEISLLPPEGYILVVKNVGLSLRKLIGSVDEILPVLPAASRTEIEGTQKLLNKDLADLINKMRLAQQNAVTSLSEDCKRQMLTASHTLAVDAKNLLDAVDQAKIQANLVKLCLE; from the exons GGAAGGGATGCTCAGCTCCTAGCACCCCGGGCGTGGTGAGGATGTCAGCCATCCCTGATGCGTTGGGTCGCCCACGGAGCAGCTCCTCTCGCAGCCTGGCCGGGATGCTGGAGACCTCTTTGGGCATGGGGACACTGGAGATGGACAAGGAGGAGATGCGCATCCTCAAGGTCTGCTTCTACAGCAACAGCTTCAACATGGGCAAGAACTTCAAGCTGGTTAAATGCTCCGTGACAACAGAGATCAGG GAGGTGATCAGGTCCATCCTGGTGAGCGGCCGCATCGGGCCTGACATCAAGCTGGCTGAGTGCTATGGGCTGCGCCTGAAGCACGTCAAGTCGGATGAGATCCACTGGCTGCACCCGGACCTGACCGTGGGGGAAGTGCAGGAGAAGTATGAGTGCCTGCACCTGGAGGCTGAGTGGAG GTATGACCTCCAGATCCGCTACCTGCCAGAGGACTTCATCGAGCGCTTCAAGGAGGACAGGACCACCCTGCTCTACTTCTACCAGCAG cTCCGCAGTGAGTACATGCAGAACTACGCCAGCAAGGTGAGCGAGGGCATGGCCCTGCAGCTTGGCTGCCTGGAGCTCAG GAGGTTTTATAAGGACATGCCTCAAAACGCGCTGGATAAAAAGTCCAACTTTGAGTTCTTGGA GAAGGAGGTGGGCCTGGACCTCTTCTTCCCCAGCCAGATGCAGGAGAACCTGAAG cccaggcagTTCCGGAAGATGATCCAGCAGACCTTCCAGCAGTACGCGCTGCTGCGGGAGGAGGAGTGCATCCTCAAGTTCCTCCACACCCTCTCCACCTTCGCCAACATCGACCAGGAGAGCTACCACTGCGAGCTCATC CAAGGGTGGAACATCATGGTGGACCTGGTCATTGGACCCAAGGGCATCAGGCAGATGACAAGCAAAGAGGCCAAG cccacctGCCTGGCCGAATTCAAGCACATCAAGTCCATCAAGTGCTCCAGCGTGGAGGATGGCCgagctgtcctgcagctggggctcagcagcacCCCCCAG TCCCTGGCTATCAAGACAGCTTCTCTGGCTGAGGCAGAGAACATGGCTGACCTCATCGATGGctactgcaggctgcaagggGACTTGGAAACCTCACTCATCATCTTCCCAAGGAGAG agagagtgaagaGGATCAGCCTGCCACAGATCCCTGCCCC GCACCTGGAGGAGAGGCAGTCCATGCTGTCAGACAGTGTGAGCGTGG AGTCTGACATTTATGCTGAAATCCCTGATGAGTCTTCAAGACCGAGGTCTGGAG TTCAGCACTAtgggatctccagagaggacATCACCTTGGGCAGGATCCTCGGAGAAGGCTTCTTCGGAGAGGTCTACGAAGGGATTTACAACACCCCA AAAGGGGAGCAGCTCAACGTGGCTGTGAAGACCTGCAAGAAggactgcagcccagagaaTAAAGACAAGATCCTGAGCGAAGCAG tgctgatgaAGAAGCTGGACCACCCCCACATCGTGAAGCTCATTGGCATCGCGGAAGAGGAGCCTACCTGGATCATCATGGAGCTCTACCCCTATGGAGAG CTGGGACAATACCTGGAGCAGAACAAGCACTGCCTGCCCGTGCCCACCCTCATCCTCTACGCACTGCAGATCAGCAAAGCCCTCGCCTACCTAGAGGCCATCAACTGCGTCCACAG GGACATTGCTGTGAGGAACATTCTGGTGGCCTCCCCAGACTGTGTGAAGCTGGGAGACTTTGGGCTCTCCAGGTACATTGAGGATGAGGAGTACTACAAAG catccatCACCCGTCTGCCCATCAAGTGGATGTCACCTGAGTCCATCAACTTCCGCCGCTTCACGACGGCCAGCGACGTCTGGATGTTCG CTGTGTGTATGTGGGAGATCCTCAGCTATGGCAAGCAGCCTTTCTTCTGGCTGGAGAACAAGGATGTGATTGGGGTCCTGGAGAGAGGTGACCGCCTGCCCAAGCCTGAGCTCTGCCCACCTGTGCTCTACACCCTCATGACACGCTGCTGGGACTATGACCCCAGCGAAAGGCCCAAGTTCAAGGACTTGGTTTGTAGCTTGAG TGACATTTACCtgatggagaaggagctggccaAGGATCAGGAGAGGAACAACCGCCATCGGCCTCCCAAGATCATGGAGCCAGTGTCCTTCCAGGAGCCACCTCCGAAG cccagcagacccAAGTACAAGCCACCACCCCAGAACAACCTCCTGGCTCCCAAGCTGCAGTTTCAG GTGCCCGAGGGCCTGTGTGCCAGCTCTCCCACGCTCACCAGCCCCATGGAGTACcagtctccagccagctcccTGCACACCCCGCCGCTCAACCGCCACAACGTCTTCAAGCGCCACAGCATGAGG GAGGAAGACTTCCTCCGTCCCAGCAGCCGAGAGGAGGCACAGAAGCTCTGGGAGATTGAGAGGCTCAAGATGCAGCAGGTCCTggacaagcagcagaagcagatggTGGAGGACTACCAGTGGCTGCGGCAGGAGGAGAAGTCCCTG GACCCAACGGTGTTTATGAACAACAACCTCCCTCCG ctgctcccggAGAAGGAGACTGATTACA CAGAGTTCACAGGACCCCCCCAGAAGCCTCCAAGGCTTGGAGCACAG CAGTCCATCCACCCGGCCCCGACCGCCAACCTGGACCGCAGCAATGACCTGGTGTACAGCAACGTCATGGAGCTGGTgcgggctgtgctgcagctgaagaacgagatcagcctcctgcccccagaGGGCTACATCCTGGTGGTGAAG AACGTGGGCCTGTCCCTGCGGAAGCTGATCGGCAGCGTCGACGAGATcctgcctgtcctgcctgctgcctcccgCACTGAG ATCGAGGGGACCCAGAAGCTGCTCAACAAGGACTTGGCCGACCTGATCAACAAGATGCGCCTGGCCCAGCAGAACGCCGTCACCTCGCTCAGCGAGGACTGCAAGCGGCAGATGCTTACAGCCTCCCACACCTTGGCTGTGGACGCTAAGAACCTCCTGGATGCCGTGGATCAAGCCAAGATCCAGGCCAACCTGGTGAAGCTGTGCTTGGAGTGA